A genomic region of Anaerolineales bacterium contains the following coding sequences:
- a CDS encoding sigma-70 family RNA polymerase sigma factor, with amino-acid sequence MSTNTIEAFENEELTLNEDEALERLIRLGRKQGFVSIDNVLQVVPGEQRQSEHLEEIFEALLNEGIPLVEDEESEGAELLDHDEEIEDDEPAKTRSKIYAPDDPLAEAETGDLVRLYFNEAASVPLLTAAEEVDLAKKMERGNKARTQLAKPGLSAAKRAELQEAVEVGWNARQHIIVANSRLVISIAKKNMNRGLPLIDLIQEGNIGLMRAAKKFDYRRGFKFSTYATWWIRQAITRAISNKSRTIRIPAHMGDKIAKMMRMKNTLKQELKREATLAELAEALEVSAEEIELITTAGYQPHSLETPIGSDEDSVLGELIEDETAPSPEESTAQSLLEQDLARTIDETLPLREARILRLRFGLDDGKVHSLSDVGRKLGVTRERVRQIEAQALRKLRDPRVRSRLKDYVN; translated from the coding sequence ATGAGTACAAATACGATCGAAGCATTTGAAAACGAAGAACTCACTCTAAACGAAGATGAGGCTCTGGAGCGCCTGATTCGCCTAGGCCGCAAACAGGGCTTTGTAAGTATTGATAACGTCTTGCAGGTAGTGCCGGGCGAACAGCGCCAATCGGAGCACCTGGAAGAGATCTTTGAAGCGCTGCTCAACGAGGGCATCCCGCTGGTGGAGGATGAGGAATCCGAGGGCGCCGAGCTGCTGGATCACGACGAGGAGATCGAGGACGACGAGCCAGCCAAGACGCGCAGCAAGATCTACGCGCCGGATGATCCGCTGGCCGAGGCCGAGACGGGCGACCTGGTGCGCCTGTACTTCAACGAAGCCGCCAGCGTACCGCTGCTGACCGCCGCCGAAGAGGTGGACCTGGCCAAGAAGATGGAGCGCGGCAACAAAGCGCGCACCCAACTGGCCAAGCCCGGCCTGAGCGCGGCCAAACGGGCCGAGCTGCAAGAGGCGGTGGAGGTGGGCTGGAACGCCCGCCAGCACATCATTGTGGCTAACAGCCGCCTGGTGATCAGCATTGCCAAGAAGAACATGAACCGCGGTCTGCCGCTGATCGACCTGATCCAGGAGGGCAATATCGGCTTGATGCGGGCGGCCAAGAAGTTTGACTACCGCCGCGGCTTCAAGTTCAGTACCTACGCCACCTGGTGGATCCGCCAGGCGATCACGCGGGCGATCTCGAACAAATCGCGCACCATTCGCATTCCCGCCCACATGGGCGACAAGATTGCCAAGATGATGCGCATGAAGAACACGTTGAAGCAGGAGCTGAAGCGTGAAGCCACGCTGGCCGAGCTGGCCGAGGCGCTGGAAGTCAGCGCCGAGGAGATCGAGCTGATCACCACTGCCGGCTACCAGCCGCATTCGCTGGAAACGCCGATCGGCAGCGATGAGGATTCGGTGTTGGGCGAGTTGATCGAAGACGAGACCGCGCCTTCACCGGAGGAGAGCACCGCCCAGAGCCTGCTGGAGCAGGACTTGGCGCGCACCATCGATGAGACCCTGCCGCTGCGCGAAGCGCGCATCCTGCGCCTGCGCTTTGGCCTGGATGATGGTAAGGTGCACAGCCTGAGCGATGTGGGCCGCAAGCTGGGCGTTACGCGTGAGCGCGTGCGCCAGATTGAAGCCCAGGCGCTACGCAAGCTGCGTGATCCGCGGGTGCGTTCGCGCTTGAAGGATTACGTTAACTAA
- a CDS encoding glucokinase, which yields MTNSYILAGDLGATKTNLALFDASDLQAGAQAEASYLNADHADLPAILRKYLADKDAQAIHTACLGVAGPVINNHVRMVNLDWEVDAAALCAEFSWQAAWLINDLKALANAVPLLQPHEVQTLQAGVPEPGGTIAVIAPGTGLGIGYLTSAGGQYRAYATEGGHASFAPETVLQQELLAWLRPRLGQVAVEHVCAGVGLPNIYAFLKASGHAPEPEWLRAELDRQGDDNNVIIVQHALAQTAGAEICALTLQLFVEILGATAGNLALGLGATAGVYLGGGIPPRIQAALGRYRFMDFFLGKTGYEDYLARFPVQLILDPAVALLGAAAYAQQQQAA from the coding sequence GTGACCAACTCCTACATCCTTGCCGGCGATCTTGGCGCCACCAAAACCAATCTGGCGCTCTTCGATGCCAGTGACCTGCAGGCCGGGGCGCAGGCTGAGGCCAGCTACCTGAACGCAGACCATGCGGATCTGCCGGCGATCTTGCGCAAATACCTGGCTGACAAGGACGCGCAGGCCATCCACACAGCCTGCCTTGGCGTGGCTGGCCCGGTGATCAACAATCATGTGCGCATGGTCAACCTGGATTGGGAAGTGGATGCTGCGGCGCTGTGCGCTGAGTTTAGTTGGCAGGCGGCCTGGCTGATCAATGATCTGAAGGCGTTGGCCAACGCCGTACCGCTGCTGCAGCCGCATGAAGTGCAGACCTTGCAAGCCGGCGTGCCCGAACCCGGGGGCACGATCGCTGTGATCGCCCCGGGCACCGGCCTGGGGATTGGCTATCTCACCTCGGCGGGCGGGCAGTACCGCGCCTATGCCACCGAGGGTGGCCACGCCAGCTTTGCACCGGAGACTGTGCTGCAGCAGGAGCTGCTGGCCTGGCTGCGGCCGCGGCTGGGCCAGGTGGCGGTGGAGCATGTCTGCGCCGGGGTGGGGTTGCCCAACATCTATGCCTTCCTGAAGGCCAGCGGCCATGCCCCCGAGCCCGAGTGGCTGCGGGCGGAGCTGGACCGCCAGGGTGATGACAACAATGTGATCATTGTGCAGCATGCGCTGGCGCAGACCGCCGGCGCCGAAATTTGCGCGCTGACCTTGCAACTGTTCGTAGAAATTCTTGGGGCCACCGCCGGCAACCTGGCGCTGGGCCTGGGCGCCACCGCGGGCGTGTATCTGGGCGGCGGCATCCCGCCGCGCATCCAGGCCGCGTTGGGCCGCTATCGCTTCATGGATTTCTTTCTGGGCAAGACGGGCTACGAGGACTACTTGGCGCGCTTCCCGGTGCAATTGATCCTTGACCCGGCAGTGGCCTTGCTGGGTGCGGCGGCTTACGCGCAACAGCAACAAGCCGCCTGA